From a single Candidatus Brocadiaceae bacterium genomic region:
- a CDS encoding AEC family transporter, whose product MLEVLTICLPVFAMIGLGALLRRVGFIDDTSHAFLSRFVYLFALPAIIFLHVASSGFRELFVPGVVVTSVLAIAGVLAVFRPFTSRLAAGLRGPVLLSTFFANTAYLGIPLARSAYGSEGLRYAAIVNAFMFPLMVVLSVSLLAGGQAGARWRWRALRAALLNPSIIAALVGVLVSGAVQQFALADLVGRSVLLSAAVDIGVRTLRMLESMSLPLALIAVGASLRLRYVHGHMFLMAACSAGKLLLMPLVALLGCRLLFPGMPGAAVGTTVLLMGSPLAVTSYVLGREMNADGDLIAGLLVVSTITAVLTIPMWLLILP is encoded by the coding sequence ATGCTCGAAGTGCTGACGATCTGCCTGCCCGTGTTCGCCATGATCGGGCTGGGGGCGCTGCTGCGGCGCGTCGGGTTCATCGACGACACGAGCCACGCCTTCCTCTCGCGCTTCGTCTACCTGTTCGCCCTGCCCGCCATCATCTTCCTGCACGTGGCGTCCTCGGGCTTTCGCGAGCTGTTCGTGCCGGGCGTTGTGGTGACGTCCGTCCTGGCCATTGCGGGGGTGCTGGCGGTCTTCCGGCCGTTCACGTCGCGGCTGGCCGCCGGGCTGCGCGGACCGGTGCTGCTCAGCACGTTCTTCGCCAACACGGCCTACCTGGGCATCCCCCTGGCCCGGAGCGCGTACGGCAGCGAGGGGCTGCGCTACGCGGCCATCGTCAACGCGTTCATGTTCCCGCTGATGGTGGTGCTCAGCGTCTCGCTCCTGGCGGGCGGTCAGGCCGGCGCCCGGTGGCGGTGGCGGGCTCTGCGCGCCGCCCTTCTGAACCCGAGCATCATCGCCGCGCTCGTGGGCGTTCTGGTCTCGGGCGCCGTGCAGCAGTTCGCACTGGCAGACCTGGTGGGCCGGTCGGTCCTGCTCTCGGCGGCCGTCGACATCGGCGTGCGGACGCTGCGGATGCTCGAGAGCATGTCGCTGCCTCTGGCGCTGATCGCCGTCGGGGCCTCCCTGCGCCTGCGCTACGTGCACGGGCACATGTTCCTGATGGCCGCCTGCTCAGCCGGGAAGCTGCTCCTGATGCCCCTGGTGGCCCTCCTGGGGTGTCGGCTGCTCTTCCCGGGCATGCCCGGGGCGGCCGTCGGCACCACGGTGCTGCTGATGGGCAGCCCCCTGGCCGTCACGTCCTACGTGCTGGGCCGCGAGATGAACGCCGACGGAGACCTCATCGCCGGCCTGCTGGTGGTGAGCACGATCACCGCCGTGCTGACCATCCCGATGTGGCTCCTCATCCTGCCGTGA
- a CDS encoding type II/IV secretion system protein, with amino-acid sequence MSKRKKDEGSKRTVAKREANETGCTYRVLGGSGGHGKERRAAILDISTSSARIAVNEQLEAHARLELIVSGFGLSEPARVHGSASWCRRDGSTDFSHEAAVDLSAPSGEDLKRLRSLPMFYDLRHIQIDHDLVAALPRGIAQELRIAPFRFDPGTDTVHLATSRWHGRQTLDTLRKEFGHPVQLHYAPMRDVMSAIRFLYGTISVQESGASTGSAFLANMLEEADRLRASDIHLQPGDPCHVRYRVDGIMAMGPKLEPEHYRGLVNRIKVEAGMDIAEQRAAQDGHFEWETPSLKHRDIRVASVPTVLGEHVSLRLLGEGDRPGRLDALGLSEEQLDMLLDAVNRPEGLVLVTGPTGAGKTTTLYAALREIDRIDRHVITIEDPAEHKFANVTQIELHGPTKMTAGNVLRSVLRHDPDVLVVGEIRDTDTLHIAMQSALSGALTLAAMQADDAPSAPVRLLHMGAPAYVLASNLRLVVAQRLMRRLCEACRRPAEVLEKEARLLGLEPGLEAYEPAACAECDYSGYRGRVGAFEVLPFGAVARELILKGAPASEFRNVAAESGLVTMRDRAAAYVRAGITDAREALRTVPLGAVGE; translated from the coding sequence ATGAGTAAGCGCAAGAAAGACGAAGGCTCGAAGCGGACCGTCGCCAAGCGAGAGGCGAACGAAACCGGGTGTACCTATCGCGTCCTGGGCGGAAGCGGAGGGCACGGCAAGGAGCGCCGGGCGGCCATTCTGGACATCAGCACCAGCAGCGCGCGCATCGCCGTCAACGAGCAGCTGGAGGCCCATGCCCGCCTGGAGCTGATCGTGAGCGGCTTCGGCCTGAGTGAACCCGCCCGGGTGCACGGCAGCGCGTCCTGGTGCCGCCGGGACGGATCGACGGACTTCTCGCACGAGGCCGCCGTCGACCTGTCGGCCCCGTCCGGTGAAGACCTGAAGCGCCTGCGCAGTCTGCCGATGTTCTACGACCTGCGGCACATTCAGATCGACCACGACCTTGTTGCCGCCCTGCCCCGGGGCATCGCGCAGGAGCTGCGGATCGCCCCGTTCCGGTTCGACCCGGGGACCGACACCGTGCACCTGGCCACGTCGCGGTGGCACGGACGCCAGACGCTCGACACGCTGCGCAAGGAGTTCGGACACCCCGTGCAACTGCACTACGCTCCCATGCGGGACGTGATGAGCGCCATCCGCTTCCTTTACGGCACCATATCGGTGCAGGAATCGGGGGCGTCGACGGGTTCGGCCTTCCTGGCCAACATGCTCGAGGAAGCCGATCGGCTGCGCGCCTCTGACATCCACCTGCAGCCGGGCGATCCCTGCCACGTGCGCTACCGGGTCGACGGCATCATGGCCATGGGGCCGAAGCTGGAGCCGGAGCACTACCGCGGCCTGGTCAACCGCATCAAGGTCGAGGCCGGCATGGACATCGCCGAGCAGCGCGCCGCGCAGGACGGCCACTTCGAATGGGAGACGCCCTCGCTGAAGCATCGCGACATCCGCGTGGCCTCCGTTCCCACGGTTCTGGGCGAGCACGTATCGCTGCGCCTGCTGGGCGAAGGCGACCGCCCCGGCCGGCTCGACGCACTCGGGCTGTCCGAGGAGCAGTTGGACATGCTCCTCGACGCCGTGAACCGCCCCGAGGGCCTGGTCCTCGTCACCGGCCCCACCGGCGCGGGCAAGACGACCACGCTCTATGCCGCCCTGCGGGAGATCGACCGCATCGACCGCCACGTGATCACGATCGAGGACCCGGCCGAACACAAGTTCGCCAACGTCACCCAGATCGAGCTGCACGGGCCCACCAAGATGACGGCGGGCAACGTCCTGCGGTCCGTGCTGCGGCACGACCCCGACGTGCTGGTCGTCGGGGAGATCCGCGACACCGACACGCTGCACATCGCCATGCAGAGCGCACTGAGCGGCGCCCTCACACTGGCGGCCATGCAGGCGGACGACGCCCCCTCGGCCCCGGTGCGGCTGCTGCACATGGGCGCGCCTGCCTACGTGCTGGCCTCGAACCTGCGCCTGGTCGTCGCCCAGCGACTGATGCGCAGGCTGTGCGAGGCGTGCCGCCGGCCGGCGGAAGTGCTTGAGAAGGAAGCCCGGCTGCTCGGGCTGGAGCCCGGGCTGGAGGCCTACGAACCCGCCGCCTGCGCCGAATGCGACTACTCGGGCTACCGCGGCCGCGTCGGCGCGTTCGAGGTGCTGCCGTTCGGAGCGGTCGCACGCGAACTGATCCTGAAGGGCGCGCCGGCCTCAGAGTTCCGGAACGTAGCGGCCGAGAGCGGCCTGGTCACCATGCGTGACCGGGCGGCCGCCTACGTGCGGGCCGGCATCACGGACGCACGGGAGGCACTGCGCACGGTCCCCCTGGGAGCCGTCGGGGAGTAG
- the gatA gene encoding Asp-tRNA(Asn)/Glu-tRNA(Gln) amidotransferase subunit GatA: protein MKDTLPTASLLREQFASGARSAEDIVREHLDRIAEREPRVDAFLTVLDEQARERARTLDARRAAGAPLGMLAGVPVALKDNICTRGVRTTCGAKMLAGFVPPYDAHVVERLLAEDAVIIGKANMDEFAMGSSTENSAFKITKNPWDPARIPGGSSGGSAAAVAAGMAPLALGSDTGGSIRQPAALCGVVGLKPTYGRVSRYGVIAFASSLDQVGPFARTARDAALLLQAIAAPDERDSTCARTEPDDYLAQIDAGVDGMTFGLPREFFLSEGMDPEVSAAVDEARRTFETLGVRFVDISLPHSRIDAQDGLLSSYALATYYVLATAEASSNLARFDGVKYGHRSAGFSDMVDMYAKTREEGFGDEVKRRIMLGTYALSAGYYDAYFLKAARVRRLIKEDFDRAFEQVDVVLGPTAPQRAFHTGERAADPLAMYMSDIFTIPCNLAGICGISVPCGFTRSGLPIGVQLMATHWADATLLRAAHAFQSATDHHLRTP from the coding sequence ATGAAGGACACCCTGCCGACCGCGTCTCTGCTGCGCGAGCAGTTCGCCAGCGGCGCGCGCAGCGCCGAGGACATCGTCCGCGAGCATCTGGATCGGATCGCCGAACGCGAGCCCCGGGTGGACGCGTTCCTGACCGTCCTGGACGAGCAGGCCCGGGAGCGTGCGCGCACGCTGGACGCACGCCGCGCGGCCGGCGCCCCGCTCGGCATGCTCGCCGGCGTGCCGGTCGCCCTCAAGGACAACATCTGCACGCGCGGGGTCCGCACGACGTGCGGGGCGAAGATGCTGGCCGGCTTCGTCCCGCCCTACGACGCGCACGTCGTCGAACGGCTGCTGGCCGAGGACGCGGTGATCATCGGCAAGGCCAACATGGACGAGTTCGCCATGGGGTCCTCGACCGAGAACAGCGCGTTCAAGATCACGAAGAACCCCTGGGACCCCGCCCGCATCCCGGGCGGCTCCAGCGGGGGCAGTGCCGCGGCCGTGGCCGCCGGCATGGCGCCGCTGGCGCTCGGCAGCGACACGGGCGGCTCCATCCGCCAGCCGGCCGCCCTCTGCGGCGTCGTCGGACTGAAGCCCACGTATGGACGCGTCAGCCGCTACGGGGTGATCGCCTTCGCCAGTTCGCTGGATCAGGTCGGCCCGTTCGCACGCACGGCCCGCGACGCCGCCCTGCTGCTGCAGGCCATCGCCGCGCCGGACGAGCGCGACTCGACCTGCGCCCGCACGGAGCCGGACGACTACCTGGCGCAGATCGACGCGGGCGTCGACGGCATGACGTTCGGCCTGCCGCGCGAGTTCTTCCTCTCCGAGGGCATGGACCCCGAGGTCTCGGCCGCCGTCGACGAGGCGCGCCGCACGTTCGAGACGCTCGGCGTCCGGTTCGTCGACATCTCCCTGCCCCACAGCCGCATCGACGCCCAGGACGGGCTGCTGTCCAGCTACGCCCTGGCCACCTACTACGTGCTGGCCACCGCCGAGGCCAGCTCGAACCTGGCCCGCTTCGACGGCGTCAAGTACGGCCACCGCAGCGCCGGCTTCTCCGACATGGTCGACATGTACGCGAAGACGCGCGAGGAGGGTTTCGGCGACGAGGTCAAGCGCCGCATCATGCTGGGCACCTACGCGCTGAGCGCCGGCTACTACGACGCCTACTTCCTGAAGGCCGCCCGCGTGCGCCGCCTCATCAAGGAGGACTTCGACCGCGCCTTCGAGCAGGTCGACGTCGTCCTCGGCCCCACGGCCCCGCAGAGGGCGTTCCACACCGGCGAGAGGGCCGCCGACCCGCTGGCGATGTACATGAGCGATATCTTCACCATCCCCTGCAACCTGGCCGGCATCTGCGGCATCTCGGTGCCGTGCGGCTTCACCCGGTCGGGCCTGCCCATCGGCGTGCAACTGATGGCCACGCACTGGGCCGATGCCACCCTTCTGCGCGCCGCCCACGCCTTCCAGAGCGCCACGGACCACCACCTCCGCACCCCCTGA